A region of the Nothobranchius furzeri strain GRZ-AD chromosome 13, NfurGRZ-RIMD1, whole genome shotgun sequence genome:
ttaaaagtacctagcaaacatctcagaaacatctctggtaacccttagctactttctggataactgtcgttgacatttcctgcaggttagctaaacactccgcctgtgctccggaccgttcttcaggacattagaaaagggaatgatgtagtgatgtgtcagtcgctaaagacagctctcagagccggctccctgttggattaaccagagtgagtgacacacaccgtacctgcgggctcctgagccgctaaaaacggctaaatgtccgcgtgaggcgcgctaaacacacgtgcagcttgcccctgattgctgagaccgggttggggggtgcagctgtggttgggacaattattacattaactgatggacttgtaaataaatactttataaataaggtagaaataagttcctcacactgataaataataactaatctctctgaggacacggtgctagtgcactctcctacagcaccttgacacgactcaataaatgttatgcaacattttgtgaacatcaatttatttgcatgtatttgttataaatgccactgtataattcttgctgttagtatttgcaagatattggtatttgggtctgtactggttagacttaaatgagttaaaccaaggtctatagcccttgggtcatagactatgagctataagtatattggtctttttatcctgggaatcaggagttattttagtgatcatcttgtttcttatttttgtcctgattgtgccctgagcaattttatgactgaattaaaacaaacaaaatcaacataaattgaaaaatcgtcctaaataatcgtgatctcaatttcagtcaccataatcgtgattattatttttgccataatcgagcagccctaacagacggttgtccaaatcttacagggaaaaatgtcggacttttgaaacgcatgcaagataaagtgacagaaatcgatgcagatcaaaaattggtgtttttgcattgtattatacaccaacatgtgttgtgcaagtcagtgctaaaaatcaaccatgttactgatgttgttactaaaataataaacttcatcagggcgcgggcaatgaatcacagacagtttgtggctcttttggaggactccacacagctgtcagaacaaagtcacaccatcagctgatcacctcagcaggtactcatccatgttaggagcattacatggtgagttttcaaggcgttttgaagatctcagaacaatcgaggatgaaatgcacgatttcctctccctttacccgcagtgtggataatgcacccagtgatgtgcagctggaactcattgacctgcagtctgatgcagtactggcagagcactttaagtagggctgctcgattatggcaaaaataataatcacgattatggtgactgaaattgagatcacgattatttaggacgatttttcaatttatgatgattttatttgtttttattcagtcataaaattgctcagggcacaattaggacaaaaataagaaacaagatgatcactaaaataactcctgattcccagtataaaaagaccaatatacttatagctcacagtttatgacccaagggctatagaccttggtttaactcatttaagtctaaccagtacagaaccaaataccaatatcttgcaaatactgacagcaagaattatacagtggcatttataacaaataaatgcaaataaattgatgttcacaaaatgttgcataacatttattgagtcgtgtcaaggtgctgtaggagcaccgtgtcctcagagagattagttattagttatcagcgtgaggaacttatttctaccttatttataaactatttatttacaagtccatcagttaatgtaataattgtcccaaccacagctgcaccccccaccccccaacccggtctcacagcaatcaggggcaagctgcacgtgtgtttagcgcgctgcacgcgcacatttagctgtttttagctgctcaggagtccgcaggtgcggtgtgtgtgtcactcactctggttaatccaacaaggagccggctccgagagctgtctttagcgaccgacacatcactacatcattccctttcctaatgttgtgaagaacggtccggagctcaggcggagtgtttagctaacctgcaggaaatgtcgacgaccgttatccagaaagtagctaagggttaccagagatgtttctgagatgttcgctaggtacttttaggattaaaaagtcaagaagggggtctgaaaagctgctagaaatagcgtcaaagtcgctaagttggcaacactgtggaggagcgcttcatttgcaactcagggcagcgcaagcgggaggagcaaataatcggcttgttttgttttttataatcgttcaaaactcagatcgtaatcgtgattaaaattcgattaattgagcagccctaactttAAGTCAAGAtccctgctggatttctactcttctcttaaggaggagtactttccaaacctgaggagacatgctcagaagatgttggttctcttcggctctacctacatttgtgaacaaacatgttcaatgatgaagtttacaaaatccaggtatagatcctctctcactgatgatcatttgtcagctgtgcttcttatctccacctcagacagtcaacctgactttgatgcactcgttaaagccagcagagactagatttctctcactgactacgaaaaaaatctcttaaaaacacaaaataaggtgtttggaccaaaaatgtaggcaactagcagtgaactgggacacttttttttttaaacctctttctcaagatcacagttcagtgattttattttacagacaatactgtgtgtctgtagaatgctaagaacctctttccaacaatatttgaaactcaaaatgtgttttggagtgaatgtgactgaaactgttaactaatataagtcacaaatgtttaacaaaaaccaaatgcacacactttgtttaccattgccttgggaaatttgaataaatcacatttttgtaagccaacctcactttttcctttttgctcatttataacatatagtctactcttaccagcttgaagaaacaatggtatttactgctttttataaagaaataccattaatattatgcataattgacttcagccttttggcctggccctccacaatattttctgtttctcatgtggccccatggaaaaaacaaTTGCCCGCCCCGTCCTAGAGGAAACACTGTGCCTTATAAAGAGTTGATACCTCTGATTTCTCAGATGGCTGCACAGAGCTAGCAAGCAGAAATTGATAGTTATGCTTTGTGCAGGTGGTTGGATAAACTGGGTCTCTTGTGTATGTTCCAAATTTTATTTTTGTGCTCTGTAGACCAGATCAAGTTTATGGTTTATCAGGAAAGAGTTTGGTCATTGAAAACCCTTCTAACCATAAATCCGTGTTTTGAGGATTTAAGAAAATATTAAACAACTAACAATTGCATCTATGGAATCTAACAAGACTGTTACTGATGGACTGGCAATAAGAGCAATTAATTATCGagtcattttggtccaagttatGATCTGTGTTTTCCTCTTCATAAATTTTTTCCTGATGATGACTTTTTTCTTGAAGGACTGCTTTTACACATCCATGCGTTACATCTTATTTGttgtcacactgttttctgactgTCTGTTTTTGTTGATGACAAACGCACTGcttattttttcttatttcaaTTTTGCCATTCAAATATGGTTGTGTGTTATTATCTACATTGTTTTGGCTGAGTACTCGTTTGTCACACCACTCACCCTCACAGCCATGGCCCTCGAGCGCTACGTGGCAATCTGCATGCCCCTGCGACACGCAGAGCTGTGCACCACGCGCACAACCCTacacctcatcatcatcatccacagCATCAGCTTTGTTCCTGGGTTTGTAATAGTGGCAATTTTCTTTGCTCGAGTGACGCACGTCGTTTACAATATGGGCACTGTGTGCTCTGTGGAGTCTTTCATTCTGTATGAGTGGATGAATCACCTGAGATCAGTCTTATATCTGCTCTACTTCTTGATAATGTGCATCATTATTGTTTTCTCCTATGTTCAAATAAT
Encoded here:
- the LOC107380635 gene encoding odorant receptor 131-2-like, coding for MESNKTVTDGLAIRAINYRVILVQVMICVFLFINFFLMMTFFLKDCFYTSMRYILFVVTLFSDCLFLLMTNALLIFSYFNFAIQIWLCVIIYIVLAEYSFVTPLTLTAMALERYVAICMPLRHAELCTTRTTLHLIIIIHSISFVPGFVIVAIFFARVTHVVYNMGTVCSVESFILYEWMNHLRSVLYLLYFLIMCIIIVFSYVQIMKVAKAASGENKKSTWRGLRTVILHAFQLLLCLIQMWCPFIEAAMLQIDFMLFINIRYFNYITFILAPRCLSPLIYGLRDELFFQAVRYYALCGLYKKQASV